One Paenibacillus sp. FSL H7-0737 DNA segment encodes these proteins:
- a CDS encoding TraB/GumN family protein translates to MKKLGALFLSIFMVMSIFTTAHAAEKPVGVWIDGTEVKLGNSNPVLEKGTTLVPMRPLLEKLNVNMNWNKKTQTVTGTKNGLALSLTIGSTTATVNGEKKKLEVAPKTINNVTYVPVRFIGETIGYKVEWNAAQRTITFVANNEAAGSTGFLWKVENNGNTVYLLGSIHVANDKMYPLRPEIEAAFEASQYLGVEVDLTKVDQTEMQKFLTEKGSYTDGTKLKDHVSADTYNKVVALLKANGLAGNAFDSYKPWVVTQGISSLQMQTTDYTPDTGIDLYFTQKAGKLNKPIVELENMQLQLNMFNQFSDGLQEKLLLDTLDSLKQTDNAAATASLDGLSQMWMQGDEQSLVAMTQAVAKEPEYYKGLVSDRNANMVKHVKEYLNSDKKATYLVVVGALHMLGDDGIVTQLQKDGFNVVKQ, encoded by the coding sequence ATGAAAAAGCTAGGTGCATTATTTTTATCCATTTTCATGGTTATGTCTATCTTTACCACTGCCCATGCGGCTGAAAAGCCTGTCGGTGTGTGGATTGATGGAACAGAAGTAAAGTTAGGCAATTCTAATCCTGTTCTAGAAAAAGGAACTACATTGGTTCCTATGCGTCCACTCCTAGAGAAGCTTAATGTAAATATGAATTGGAATAAAAAGACCCAAACCGTAACGGGGACCAAAAATGGACTAGCCCTCTCACTGACTATCGGCAGCACCACAGCAACGGTAAACGGGGAGAAGAAAAAACTAGAGGTGGCTCCTAAAACCATCAACAATGTCACCTATGTTCCTGTCCGCTTTATCGGTGAAACGATCGGCTATAAGGTAGAATGGAATGCGGCGCAGCGCACCATCACCTTTGTAGCTAATAACGAGGCTGCAGGGAGCACCGGATTCTTATGGAAAGTGGAGAACAACGGTAATACCGTCTATCTACTTGGCTCTATCCATGTGGCTAACGACAAAATGTACCCGCTACGCCCGGAAATTGAAGCTGCTTTTGAAGCGTCTCAATATCTCGGGGTCGAAGTTGACTTAACAAAGGTTGATCAAACGGAGATGCAAAAGTTCCTTACGGAGAAAGGTTCTTATACAGATGGGACCAAGCTCAAGGATCACGTATCCGCTGATACCTATAACAAAGTTGTTGCGCTTCTGAAAGCGAATGGTCTTGCAGGAAATGCATTCGATTCCTATAAGCCATGGGTCGTTACTCAAGGTATCTCAAGCCTACAAATGCAAACAACAGATTATACACCGGATACGGGTATCGACCTATATTTCACACAGAAGGCAGGCAAACTGAATAAACCTATCGTTGAATTGGAAAATATGCAATTGCAGCTGAACATGTTCAATCAATTCTCAGATGGATTGCAAGAAAAGCTTCTCCTTGATACACTCGATAGCCTCAAGCAAACGGACAATGCCGCAGCAACGGCTTCGCTGGATGGATTATCCCAAATGTGGATGCAGGGGGATGAACAATCCCTCGTAGCTATGACACAAGCGGTCGCTAAGGAGCCAGAATACTATAAGGGTCTCGTTTCGGATCGGAATGCCAACATGGTGAAGCATGTAAAAGAGTATTTGAATAGTGATAAAAAAGCGACTTATCTTGTCGTTGTTGGTGCACTACACATGCTGGGTGATGATGGCATTGTGACTCAATTGCAAAAAGACGGCTTTAACGTCGTCAAACAATAA
- a CDS encoding glycoside hydrolase family 88 protein, producing the protein MWSNAIEDAIEKVRKNIDRFGGRFPHVSMNGTYQLNNNDDWTNGFWSGMLWLCYEYTQDDSFRIAASHTVEDFRRRFAAKTVLDHHDIGFLYSLSSKAQWIIDKDESARQLTLQAADLLLKRWRTGGGYIQAWGPVGDAQEGGRIIIDCLLNLPLLYWAEQQTGDSLYRQVAVMQADKTKRYLVRGDDSSYHTFFFDQKTGEPIGGATHQGYTNGSTWTRGQAWGVYGFALSYRYTKDPLYLETSKRMARYFLDHLPQDHVAYWDFNAPVSADTYRDSSASAIVAAGLLELLELMEEEDPERAYFQQGLIQSMTSLVQNYSTIGEDAEGLLKHGSYHVRGGLSPDDFMIWGDYFYLEALLRLQKGTRGYWYER; encoded by the coding sequence ATGTGGAGCAATGCGATTGAAGATGCGATAGAGAAGGTACGTAAAAATATAGACCGATTCGGGGGTAGATTCCCTCATGTCAGCATGAATGGAACTTACCAGCTCAATAACAATGACGACTGGACCAATGGATTCTGGAGCGGCATGTTGTGGTTGTGCTATGAATATACGCAGGATGACAGCTTTCGTATCGCGGCATCTCATACCGTAGAGGATTTCCGCCGCCGTTTCGCGGCAAAGACGGTGCTTGATCATCACGACATCGGATTTTTGTATTCGTTATCCTCCAAGGCCCAGTGGATTATAGATAAAGACGAATCCGCGCGTCAGTTGACACTGCAGGCGGCGGACTTATTACTGAAGCGCTGGCGCACAGGCGGTGGTTATATTCAGGCTTGGGGACCTGTGGGAGATGCCCAGGAAGGTGGGCGCATCATTATTGATTGTCTGTTGAATCTCCCTCTTCTGTATTGGGCGGAACAACAGACCGGTGATTCCCTATATCGGCAGGTGGCGGTCATGCAGGCGGATAAAACGAAACGTTATCTGGTGCGGGGAGATGACAGCTCCTACCATACGTTTTTCTTCGACCAGAAGACAGGAGAGCCGATTGGCGGCGCTACACACCAGGGTTATACTAACGGATCGACTTGGACGCGCGGGCAGGCCTGGGGCGTCTACGGTTTTGCATTATCTTACCGCTATACTAAGGATCCGTTGTATTTGGAAACGTCCAAGCGGATGGCTCGCTATTTTCTGGACCATTTGCCACAGGATCATGTCGCTTACTGGGACTTTAATGCTCCAGTGTCTGCGGATACGTACCGGGATAGCTCGGCCTCTGCAATTGTTGCGGCTGGACTACTGGAACTGCTGGAGCTAATGGAGGAGGAAGATCCCGAACGGGCTTATTTTCAGCAGGGATTAATACAGTCGATGACTTCACTTGTGCAGAACTATTCTACGATCGGTGAAGACGCGGAGGGGCTGCTGAAACACGGCTCTTACCATGTACGCGGCGGTCTGTCTCCGGATGATTTCATGATCTGGGGAGATTATTTCTACCTCGAAGCGTTGCTGCGGTTGCAAAAAGGCACCAGGGGGTACTGGTATGAACGCTGA
- a CDS encoding alginate lyase family protein translates to MNADGRTTSPYAVFTLLDLELPALAPVKGALSQARQDDALTELHRYLTSRSTPGWRAEDSRKQQHIDYIQQYCADELEVVMKTADEVMEQTFLFRFPWDMERSRIPVTFVEEIDWRYIPDKDVEWAYMLNRHRYWVALGQAYAITGNEEYARTFCCQLEDWMDRNPVPDMPTNDTLTWRTIEAGLRCANWIKALSYIQDSPLLTPTLLAKVMISLHEHSEYLALSFTGWKNISNWGVLETCGLFQTALYFPEFTRAKIWRRLGEERLGETARIQVMADGIQWEQSPTYHHEVLVCFLDCIRLARMNGLELQDELQQKVHQMAVASLYWAKPNHRQPMLGDSDDSDVRSILTYAGWLFQDSVLRFGGYDHMDYDNAWLFGTSGVEGYEQLIAEEPPYLSRSFTHSGHYVMRMGWDEQDLYLYFHCGPLGGGHGHADLLHFDLHAFGRDMLTDLGRYNYSDHTPLRKALKESAAHNTTTVDGIGFTEITDTWSFSQIAKPVGSKWISNPDFDYVEGSHDGYRHLDDPVHLLRRIIFIKPYYWLLVDSFSCRQEHTFSQHFHFAPGAVQMEDETFICRTNNEQEANLCIIPVNVKGLQGKIDDGVISREYNLLEPNQHAVYSRTGKGKVSMIQMLYPQPSGEPFCPLVEQVPIYRHTGEPVDAVQAEACRISFPERNEEHIIVISHEVPSSHLDSYVVEGIQIFGEVVLIVFANGQKKVTVIR, encoded by the coding sequence ATGAACGCTGATGGCCGAACAACCTCTCCCTATGCTGTCTTTACGCTACTCGACCTTGAATTACCTGCTCTAGCGCCCGTGAAGGGTGCGCTGAGCCAAGCACGGCAGGATGATGCGCTGACTGAATTGCATCGGTATTTGACTAGTCGGAGCACGCCGGGCTGGCGGGCAGAGGACAGTCGGAAACAGCAGCATATCGATTATATACAGCAATATTGCGCAGATGAGCTGGAAGTCGTAATGAAGACGGCGGATGAAGTTATGGAGCAGACGTTTCTTTTTCGGTTTCCCTGGGATATGGAGCGCAGCCGCATTCCGGTTACCTTTGTGGAAGAAATTGACTGGCGTTATATTCCGGATAAGGATGTAGAATGGGCTTATATGCTGAATCGCCACCGCTACTGGGTGGCATTAGGACAAGCGTATGCGATAACAGGTAATGAGGAGTATGCGAGAACATTTTGCTGTCAGCTTGAAGATTGGATGGACCGTAATCCTGTTCCAGACATGCCTACGAATGATACGTTGACTTGGCGCACCATTGAAGCGGGTCTTCGCTGTGCGAACTGGATCAAAGCGCTGTCCTATATACAGGATAGTCCGCTGCTCACACCGACGCTTCTGGCGAAAGTGATGATATCCCTTCATGAACACAGCGAATATTTAGCTTTATCGTTTACGGGCTGGAAGAATATCAGCAATTGGGGCGTTCTGGAGACTTGTGGTTTATTCCAAACCGCGCTCTACTTCCCTGAGTTCACTAGGGCTAAGATTTGGCGACGGCTCGGTGAGGAGAGATTAGGGGAGACGGCTAGAATCCAGGTTATGGCGGATGGTATCCAGTGGGAGCAATCGCCCACCTATCACCATGAGGTTCTGGTATGTTTTCTCGATTGCATCCGCTTGGCTCGCATGAATGGACTGGAGCTACAGGATGAACTTCAGCAAAAAGTTCATCAAATGGCCGTCGCTTCCTTGTATTGGGCCAAACCGAATCATCGGCAGCCGATGCTCGGGGATAGTGATGACAGCGATGTCCGTTCGATTTTGACTTATGCAGGTTGGTTGTTCCAGGATTCTGTGCTCCGCTTTGGCGGATACGATCATATGGATTATGACAATGCCTGGTTGTTCGGAACGAGTGGAGTTGAAGGCTACGAGCAGCTGATTGCGGAGGAACCGCCTTACTTGTCACGCTCTTTCACACATTCCGGTCATTATGTGATGCGAATGGGTTGGGACGAGCAGGACTTGTACCTATATTTCCACTGCGGACCGCTTGGTGGTGGACATGGTCACGCGGATTTGCTACATTTCGATCTGCATGCCTTTGGGCGGGATATGCTTACCGATCTGGGCAGATACAACTATAGTGATCACACACCACTTAGAAAAGCGTTAAAAGAAAGCGCTGCCCATAATACGACTACTGTTGACGGAATTGGATTCACTGAAATCACGGATACATGGTCCTTCTCCCAAATTGCGAAGCCGGTAGGCAGCAAATGGATCAGCAATCCGGACTTTGATTATGTTGAGGGCAGCCATGATGGTTACCGTCATTTGGATGATCCGGTACACCTGCTAAGGAGGATCATATTCATCAAGCCTTATTACTGGCTTCTGGTCGACAGCTTTAGCTGCCGTCAGGAGCATACGTTTTCCCAGCATTTTCATTTTGCTCCCGGAGCGGTTCAGATGGAAGACGAGACATTCATTTGCCGTACAAACAATGAGCAGGAAGCCAATCTTTGCATCATTCCCGTAAATGTTAAAGGACTTCAGGGCAAGATTGATGACGGGGTAATCTCCCGCGAATACAATCTGCTGGAACCCAATCAACATGCCGTTTACTCCCGAACGGGAAAAGGAAAGGTATCGATGATACAGATGCTGTACCCGCAGCCTTCCGGTGAGCCGTTCTGTCCACTGGTTGAACAGGTGCCGATTTACCGCCATACGGGTGAACCTGTGGATGCTGTGCAGGCGGAGGCATGCCGCATCAGCTTCCCTGAAAGGAATGAGGAGCATATTATCGTGATCAGCCATGAGGTTCCATCCAGTCACTTGGATTCCTATGTAGTGGAAGGTATACAAATATTTGGTGAAGTAGTGCTTATTGTTTTCGCAAAC